A genomic region of Candidatus Aminicenantes bacterium contains the following coding sequences:
- a CDS encoding tetratricopeptide repeat protein gives MSDNLLHWLDNFDTSAGYIGSAKGTLSGRSRMMRTRIMGVGAIFFSFLLAFGAQSAPDAKALFEKAKYTMESLGDLDGAIKLFREIVQKFPKERESAAKSQLYIGLCYQKAGATEAQKAFQSVINDYPEQSETVRIAREKLALMSSGAAAAIPKPTGLQVRKVLTDASGVGEVLTADGKYIRGLDWDTGDLIQFEIASGQTSRIKNKGPWSETDKSSENQAFSRDGKQIAYDTTGPHQLRIRNLDGSGLRTLYSCNEKDDHHVLPLVWSPDAGSILALRLRDFNERSKRVELTLISTADGSMRVLRSLTSGWFLFERASFSPDGRYVAFSFVREGSPPQGDVFLMTPDGRNEVVVAGHPAEDQLLGWTPDGSSLLFLSDRSGTWDLWSVPITGGKQQGEPELLKKDFGSGSYYSNVLGFAPDGSLYYKTDTRFGGLYNGAVDLETGKVLVPPVPVTTRYTGPPSELTWSPDGRNLAYLSRRGQWGPGNNILTIRSTATGEERFLSPRLRGVAMPSWAPDGRSVIAAGITGTEGGVFRIDTETSAITKLVGEPFWAPLLCPDGKTLVFVRGGTDGPSIKKRNLDTGEESEVVKGVKGKTWYYDLSPDGREVVFQVKGAVKTVSLSGGEPRELFRGLAQEYELRWTRDGRYIIAKATGTASSEIWRVPTQGGTPLKLDLSVPKMASFTLHPDNRRFAFSINEGSKSELWVLENFLPPAKAGK, from the coding sequence TTGTCTGACAATCTTTTACACTGGCTTGACAACTTCGACACATCAGCCGGCTATATTGGGAGCGCCAAAGGAACGTTGTCGGGAAGGAGCCGGATGATGAGAACAAGAATCATGGGGGTGGGGGCGATCTTCTTCAGTTTTCTTCTGGCGTTCGGAGCCCAGAGCGCGCCGGATGCGAAGGCCTTGTTCGAGAAGGCCAAGTACACGATGGAAAGCCTCGGGGACCTCGATGGGGCCATCAAGCTTTTTCGAGAGATCGTTCAGAAATTTCCCAAGGAACGCGAGTCCGCCGCGAAATCACAGCTCTATATCGGCCTCTGTTACCAAAAGGCCGGTGCGACGGAAGCCCAGAAAGCCTTTCAGTCGGTCATTAACGATTATCCCGAACAATCCGAAACGGTGAGGATCGCCCGGGAAAAACTCGCCCTGATGTCCTCGGGGGCGGCTGCTGCCATTCCCAAACCGACCGGACTCCAGGTGCGCAAGGTCTTGACAGACGCCTCCGGCGTCGGTGAGGTCCTGACCGCGGATGGCAAGTATATCAGAGGGTTAGACTGGGATACGGGTGACTTGATTCAGTTCGAAATCGCCAGCGGACAGACGAGCCGAATCAAAAATAAGGGGCCTTGGAGCGAGACTGACAAGTCCTCCGAGAACCAAGCGTTCTCACGCGACGGAAAACAAATCGCATACGATACGACGGGCCCTCATCAACTGCGGATTAGAAATCTGGATGGTTCGGGCCTTCGCACACTTTACAGTTGTAATGAGAAAGACGATCATCACGTCCTACCCTTGGTCTGGTCGCCTGACGCAGGGTCCATCCTTGCACTTCGCCTCCGTGACTTTAACGAGCGTAGCAAAAGGGTTGAACTGACGCTGATCTCGACAGCGGACGGCTCGATGCGCGTCCTGAGGAGTCTTACTTCGGGCTGGTTCTTGTTTGAAAGGGCCAGTTTCTCGCCCGATGGGCGATATGTCGCGTTCAGTTTCGTGCGTGAGGGCAGCCCACCCCAGGGCGACGTCTTCCTGATGACCCCCGATGGGCGGAATGAGGTGGTTGTTGCCGGGCATCCCGCGGAGGATCAACTGCTGGGATGGACCCCGGACGGGAGCAGCCTTCTCTTCCTCAGCGACCGCTCGGGGACGTGGGACCTCTGGTCCGTTCCCATCACCGGGGGAAAGCAGCAAGGAGAACCAGAACTGCTGAAAAAGGACTTCGGTAGTGGCTCTTATTATTCAAACGTTCTTGGCTTTGCACCCGACGGCTCCCTTTATTACAAGACTGACACCCGTTTCGGTGGCCTCTACAACGGTGCGGTCGACCTTGAAACCGGCAAGGTACTCGTGCCACCCGTGCCGGTCACGACGCGGTATACCGGCCCACCGTCAGAGCTAACATGGTCACCCGACGGCAGGAACTTGGCCTACCTTTCACGTCGGGGTCAGTGGGGTCCCGGAAACAACATCCTCACGATCCGGTCCACCGCAACCGGGGAAGAGCGCTTTCTGTCGCCGCGTCTTCGTGGCGTTGCCATGCCCTCCTGGGCGCCGGACGGCCGTTCCGTCATCGCGGCCGGGATTACGGGAACGGAAGGTGGCGTCTTCCGAATTGACACTGAAACAAGCGCGATCACTAAGTTGGTAGGTGAACCATTCTGGGCCCCCCTTCTCTGCCCGGATGGGAAAACCCTGGTATTCGTGAGGGGGGGGACGGACGGACCAAGCATCAAGAAACGCAACCTCGACACCGGTGAGGAGTCGGAAGTTGTCAAAGGTGTCAAAGGAAAGACATGGTACTACGACCTCTCGCCGGACGGCCGGGAAGTGGTGTTCCAGGTGAAAGGCGCTGTAAAGACCGTGTCCCTCAGCGGAGGGGAGCCGCGGGAGCTATTTCGCGGTTTGGCGCAGGAATACGAGCTGAGGTGGACGAGGGACGGCCGTTACATCATCGCGAAGGCAACCGGTACTGCGAGCAGTGAAATCTGGCGGGTTCCGACGCAGGGTGGGACGCCGCTGAAGCTGGATCTCTCCGTTCCAAAAATGGCGTCCTTCACGCTTCACCCGGACAACCGCCGCTTTGCGTTCAGCATCAATGAAGGGTCCAAGAGCGAGCTGTGGGTGCTGGAGAACTTCCTGCCGCCGGCGAAGGCCGGCAAGTAG
- a CDS encoding response regulator transcription factor — MNEKILIVEDEEDLAKGLKLNLADEGYEIILAANGKEGLHLALTETPDLVLLDIRMPEMDGLEVCREIRKTGSAIPILMLTAKGEEADKVVGLEIGADDYMIKPFGLRELQARVKALLRRAKAGGRTAGSRYRIGSCDVDFAAFKVQRKGKWTDVSSLEMSILKHLIEHEGEVVTREALLEKIWGYEKFPTTRTVDNHILKLRKKIEEDPAHPKHILSVYGEGYRLV; from the coding sequence ATGAACGAAAAGATTCTGATCGTCGAGGATGAAGAGGACTTGGCCAAGGGTCTCAAGCTCAACCTGGCGGATGAGGGCTATGAGATCATTCTGGCCGCGAACGGCAAGGAGGGGTTGCACCTCGCCTTGACGGAAACACCCGATCTCGTCCTCCTCGACATCCGCATGCCGGAGATGGACGGGCTCGAAGTCTGCCGAGAGATCCGGAAGACCGGGTCCGCGATCCCGATTCTCATGTTAACCGCCAAGGGTGAGGAGGCGGACAAGGTCGTCGGATTGGAGATCGGGGCCGACGATTACATGATCAAGCCGTTCGGGCTTAGGGAGCTGCAGGCGAGAGTCAAGGCCTTGCTGCGTCGGGCGAAGGCGGGCGGCCGGACGGCGGGATCCCGCTACCGGATCGGCTCCTGCGATGTAGATTTCGCCGCATTCAAGGTCCAACGAAAAGGGAAATGGACTGACGTTTCGTCGTTGGAGATGAGCATCCTCAAGCACTTGATCGAGCACGAGGGCGAAGTCGTCACCCGGGAGGCGTTGCTGGAGAAGATCTGGGGGTATGAAAAATTTCCGACCACCCGGACGGTCGACAATCACATCCTGAAATTGAGAAAGAAGATCGAGGAGGATCCGGCCCATCCGAAGCACATCCTTTCCGTCTATGGCGAGGGATATCGTCTTGTCTGA
- a CDS encoding ATP-binding protein, translating into MISAILPSLVVGYLGFTSLSRRRDAARKLYGMSLFLSGEAALKSIEDRIRGLERDRLAGGKDAPSDAAAGRVFLLDADFRILNPEIAEKDEAPFSCSEGADGRAGGSHWTEAEKAEFQRKDFRLAAELYGKAAAASTSDRCRALARMARGRCRIALRDYAGALADFDELAAKYGRLTDASGHPFGIIAAMRSADIEGLRGNEDRRLSGLIELRRKMDEGAWPLDLAGYHFFRFAIEAILEPRIKGHLNPDLEKSYQQVKERATGFLEDLRFRDLLQTSVVLRIKEASALDPSISRDRPGRLFLPGENGSCLVSFAPAPRSGAGGPMIAGVCWDAESLLKRIVPSAMEGLDKSSGVTVSLTDRAGKDILSERQGESAGLPAPAAGTISFSFREFPLPFKLIVSQPAMLDFDRAAVRENVFYGLLILIVVGLMALGAGLVVRDISREAQLTARKTEFVHTISHELKTPLTLIRLYAETLEQKPNLGDPEKKDALKIIAKESERLSHLINNVLDFSRIEMGRKEFDFRIGDLATVVRETVASYRYHLEKKGFLIREEITADCPAVRFDREAMASVVVNLLSNAIKFSPREKDVGIRLSIENGWAVLRIADKGSGIAPADLPRIFDKFYRGGNDLSGGAGGSGLGLTLVKHIVEAHGGRVEARSEGGKGSEFSVYLPILAEPGGEYRP; encoded by the coding sequence TTGATCTCCGCCATCCTCCCTTCGCTCGTTGTCGGGTATCTGGGGTTCACTTCCCTCTCGAGACGCCGGGACGCGGCCCGCAAGCTCTACGGCATGAGCCTCTTTCTTTCCGGCGAAGCGGCCCTGAAGTCCATTGAAGACAGGATTCGCGGCTTGGAACGGGACAGGCTGGCCGGAGGCAAGGACGCCCCCTCCGACGCGGCCGCGGGCCGGGTATTCCTTCTCGACGCCGATTTTAGGATCCTGAATCCGGAAATCGCCGAGAAAGATGAAGCTCCGTTCTCCTGTTCCGAGGGGGCGGATGGTCGAGCGGGCGGAAGCCATTGGACCGAAGCGGAGAAGGCGGAATTCCAACGAAAGGATTTTCGGCTGGCCGCCGAGTTGTACGGAAAAGCGGCCGCGGCCTCGACCTCGGACCGGTGCCGGGCCCTGGCCCGGATGGCCCGAGGCCGGTGCCGGATCGCGCTCCGGGACTATGCGGGGGCTCTTGCGGACTTCGATGAATTGGCCGCCAAGTACGGGCGGCTGACGGATGCCTCCGGCCATCCCTTCGGGATCATCGCCGCGATGCGCAGCGCGGACATCGAAGGACTACGGGGGAACGAGGATCGCAGGCTCTCCGGCCTGATCGAGCTGAGGCGAAAAATGGATGAGGGGGCCTGGCCGCTCGATCTGGCCGGCTATCACTTTTTCCGATTCGCGATCGAGGCCATCCTCGAGCCGCGGATCAAGGGGCACCTTAACCCGGATCTCGAAAAGTCCTATCAGCAGGTGAAGGAGCGCGCGACCGGATTCCTGGAGGATCTGCGATTTCGCGACCTTCTCCAAACCTCGGTCGTGCTCCGGATCAAGGAAGCGTCCGCCCTCGATCCTTCTATCTCCCGGGACCGTCCGGGACGCTTATTTCTGCCGGGCGAAAACGGTTCCTGTCTCGTTTCCTTCGCGCCTGCCCCGCGCTCGGGCGCAGGAGGCCCGATGATCGCCGGAGTGTGTTGGGACGCCGAATCGCTATTAAAGCGCATTGTTCCATCAGCCATGGAAGGCCTGGACAAAAGCTCCGGCGTGACGGTGAGCCTCACGGATCGAGCGGGAAAAGACATTCTCTCCGAGAGACAGGGAGAATCCGCGGGTCTTCCCGCGCCCGCGGCGGGCACGATCTCGTTTTCGTTTCGCGAATTTCCGCTGCCGTTCAAGCTGATTGTTTCCCAGCCCGCCATGCTCGATTTCGACCGGGCCGCTGTCCGGGAAAACGTCTTTTATGGGCTGCTCATTTTGATCGTGGTCGGGTTGATGGCCTTGGGCGCCGGCTTGGTGGTCCGAGATATTTCCCGCGAAGCCCAGCTCACGGCCCGGAAGACGGAATTCGTCCATACCATCTCCCACGAGCTCAAGACGCCGTTGACCCTCATTCGGCTGTATGCCGAGACTTTGGAGCAAAAGCCGAACCTGGGCGATCCGGAAAAGAAGGATGCTTTGAAGATCATCGCCAAGGAGAGCGAACGGCTGTCCCATCTGATCAACAATGTTCTTGATTTTTCCAGGATCGAGATGGGCCGGAAGGAATTCGATTTCCGGATTGGAGACCTGGCGACCGTGGTGCGGGAAACCGTGGCCTCCTATCGCTATCACCTGGAAAAGAAAGGCTTTTTAATCCGAGAGGAGATCACAGCCGATTGTCCGGCAGTGCGGTTCGACCGCGAAGCGATGGCCAGCGTCGTCGTCAATTTGTTAAGCAACGCCATAAAATTCTCGCCGCGCGAGAAGGATGTCGGCATCCGTCTTTCGATCGAGAACGGCTGGGCCGTTCTCCGGATCGCCGACAAGGGCAGCGGGATCGCCCCGGCGGACCTGCCCCGGATATTCGACAAATTCTACCGCGGCGGAAACGATCTGTCCGGCGGCGCGGGCGGAAGCGGCCTGGGCCTGACCCTCGTCAAGCACATCGTCGAAGCCCATGGCGGCCGGGTCGAGGCGCGGAGCGAAGGCGGGAAGGGGAGCGAGTTCTCAGTTTACCTGCCGATCTTGGCCGAGCCCGGGGGAGAGTACAGGCCATGA